ATTGGTTCTGGCCGATGGCTCCAGAATTATTTTAGGCCAGGCGGCCAAAGGTACACTGGCTACAGAGGGCAATACCCTGATCAGCAAGGTAGATGAAGGGCAGCTGAACTACAAAGCTTCGGTAAAGGATAGTAAAACCAGCAATGCCATTCCGAAATACAATACCATCAGCACGCCAAAAGGCGGACAGTACCGGGTGGTGCTTCCAGACGGGACGATAGTTTGGCTGAATGCGGCCTCATCCATACGGTTTCCCACAAGTTTCGATGCTGCTCAAAGAAATGTGGAGTTGACCGGGGAAGCATATTTTGAGGTTGCGGTAAACAGGGCCAAACCCTTTAACGTAGCCGCCGGAAAGACAAATGTCCGTGTATTGGGTACGCATTTTAATGTGATGGCTTACCCCGATGAGGCCAGCGTAAATACCACGTTGCTGGAAGGGAGTGTAAAGGTTTCAACCGATAAGACCGAAGGTATTTTGAGACCCGGGGAACAGGCCCAGGCGCTTAACGGCAAAATAGCAATAAAGATGGTGGACCCGGAAGAGGCCGTAGCCTGGAAAAAAGGCTATTTCTATTTTAAAGATGCAGACATCAGGACAGTGATGCGACAGGTTTCGAGGTGGTACGATGTGGAGGTGGAATATCAGGGAAATGTTCAGAAAATGGCCTTCTCTGGCAAAATGTACCGGAATGTTGACATATTGAAAATGCTGGAGGCATTGAGTTATTTCAATGTGGATTACAAACTTGTGGATACCAGGAAAGAAAAAGGCAAAAATACCATTGTGATCAAATAAATAACCGGGGCTATGAAACTAATCGTTTTGCTGATAACCATAGCTCTTGTTCAGATAGGCATTGAGGCCCATGCCCAGGTTACGCTGGATAAAAAGGACATCAGGCTGGCCCAGGTTTTTCAGGTGATAGAAAAGCAGACCGGCTACGTGTTCCTGTATACAGATCAGGAGCTTCCGGAAATCAGGATTGATATAAAGGTTAAAGACCTGAGTATTGCCGAGGCGCTACAGCTTTGTTTTAAAGATCTGCCCTATACCTTTAAAATTGTGGAACACAATATTCTGGTAAGGAAAGAAAAACAGGCTGCGGGGCTTGCTGCCGCAAAACAGCAGAATTTGTCATTAAGGGTGGAAGGGACGGTAAGCGATAACAAAGGACTGGCCCTGTCGGGAGCTACCATCCGTATTGAAAATACCAATATAGGGACCATTGCCGGCCCTGCCGGTGAGTATAGCCTGAGGGTTCCAGACGCAAAGGCTGTGCTGGTGTTTTCTTTTGTGGGCTTTACCGCCAGAAAACTGAGCATAAACGGACGCACACAGCTAAATGTAACGTTGGCAGAGGATGCAGCGGCTATAGACGAGCTCCAGGTAGTGGGCTACGGAATTCAGAAAAAGGCAAGTGTGGTGGGCGCCATTTCCAATATCAACCTGCGCGAGCTGAGAAGGGCAGCGCCCTCTAATCTGAGCAATGCGCTTGGGGGAAGTATGCCCGGATTGATTACCCGGATGGGTGATGGGGCTATAGGCGGAGTGCAAAACCGCTATTCAAACGGGAGTCTGGATGATGCGCAGATCTATATCCGTGGTAAATCTACCCTGAATGCCCAGGCTGCGCTAGTGTTGATTGACGGGGTGGAGGGATCGCTTTCGCGGATGAACCCGGAAGACATTGAGCAGTTTACCGTTTTGAAAGATGCCTCTGCTACAGCGATATACGGTGTGAGAGGAGGTAATGGGGTAATTCTGATTACCACCAGGAGGGGTGAGCCGGGCAAACCTAAGTTGAGTGCGAGCAGTCAGTTCAGGCGGATGCAGCCATTGGATTTCCCGAAGTTTCTGGGCGCATATGATTATGCAAGCTTGTACAACGAGGCGCTGAGGAATGCTGATTTGCCTGAACTGTATACGGCTGAAGATCTGGAACTGTACCGTAACGGTAAAGACCCTTTAGGGCATTCAGATATCAACTGGGCCGATGTGTTGATGAAAGACCATTTTATGGAACAGCAGCATGTGGCCAGCATATCGGGGGGTACGGCAAGGGTAAGGTATTACATCAGCGGAGAATACAACCAATCGGGTGGCATTTTTGTGGGCAGCAAAACAAACAATACAGACTACAATTACCGGCGTTATAACCTGCGTTCGAACCTGGATTTTACAATTACCAAAAGTACGGAACTAGGTGTCAAATTAAATGGGCGGCTGAACGATCTGAATACACCCATTAAGGCCGAAAGCAGCGGACAGCGGATAAACGGGGTAGCCTGGGGCGATATTGTAGCCAGAAAGCCCATTGAAGGGCAGCTTTACAATCCCGATGGGTCTTACAGCGCCGGACTCGGGGCCATCCCCACCTGGAACACACTGGCAGATTTGTATGACGGGGGCTTCATCAGGCGGCTTTCCAACTCCATAGAATCGAATTTTACCTTAAACCAGAAACTTGATTTTCTTACCCCTGGGTTGTGGTTCAGGGCTTTATATGGCTTAAGTTACAGTAATGGCTCCACCAAGCAGCTGAACCGGAGCCCGGGCATTTTTAGCTACAATCCCCTTAATGGGGTTTATACCCTGGAAAAGCCGGCAATATTGCCCTGGTACAGCATTGTAAGTGGCCAATTTCAGGATTTTGGCCGTACCCAGCAGATTGAAATGGCCCTGAATTACGATAAGGTCATTGCAGCCAACCACCACCTTAGTGCCATGGGTGTTTTTACACAATCGACCAATGAGCTGCAGGCCGCATTGCCCCGTTATTTCCAGGGAATAGCGGG
This Pedobacter africanus DNA region includes the following protein-coding sequences:
- a CDS encoding SusC/RagA family TonB-linked outer membrane protein, yielding MKLIVLLITIALVQIGIEAHAQVTLDKKDIRLAQVFQVIEKQTGYVFLYTDQELPEIRIDIKVKDLSIAEALQLCFKDLPYTFKIVEHNILVRKEKQAAGLAAAKQQNLSLRVEGTVSDNKGLALSGATIRIENTNIGTIAGPAGEYSLRVPDAKAVLVFSFVGFTARKLSINGRTQLNVTLAEDAAAIDELQVVGYGIQKKASVVGAISNINLRELRRAAPSNLSNALGGSMPGLITRMGDGAIGGVQNRYSNGSLDDAQIYIRGKSTLNAQAALVLIDGVEGSLSRMNPEDIEQFTVLKDASATAIYGVRGGNGVILITTRRGEPGKPKLSASSQFRRMQPLDFPKFLGAYDYASLYNEALRNADLPELYTAEDLELYRNGKDPLGHSDINWADVLMKDHFMEQQHVASISGGTARVRYYISGEYNQSGGIFVGSKTNNTDYNYRRYNLRSNLDFTITKSTELGVKLNGRLNDLNTPIKAESSGQRINGVAWGDIVARKPIEGQLYNPDGSYSAGLGAIPTWNTLADLYDGGFIRRLSNSIESNFTLNQKLDFLTPGLWFRALYGLSYSNGSTKQLNRSPGIFSYNPLNGVYTLEKPAILPWYSIVSGQFQDFGRTQQIEMALNYDKVIAANHHLSAMGVFTQSTNELQAALPRYFQGIAGRVTYAYKNKYLAEGNLGYNGSDAFNKARRYALFPAGALGWVLSEEHFLKRNLKFISFMKLRASYGEVGNDRLNGGLQYFYQYNFTAPLPIPGSDNTVNGYYNLGMGAGSQQIGLVEGTLGNDQVTWETARKTNLGLDLKLFNSRLSFTGDVFYEKRNDILTQRADFPMYTGLTTSRLPALNIGKVDNKGIEFSLGYADQVGGLVYNIGGNYTFVRNKIVYRGEASQKYAWQYATGHPIGTESLYTWTGRFYSEEDLLNPDVPKPVGVTRAGELMFADLNGDKLINSDDMAYQGYTETPEITYGMNMGLDYKGLYLSASWYGASNVAYRPSGAIRYEFANNVQPYQMAERWVYDPERGLDTRASAKYPLLMVGAAPQTRQASTFHKLNAAYLRLRAIELGYNFPKPLLQKLRVTALRVFLSGSNLLTFSGMKKYHIDPEYIGSNNPDAPGTNGALTGVYSPQNKFYALGLNIVF
- a CDS encoding FecR family protein; amino-acid sequence: MNKKEAQELLDKYAANLCTPEEKAIVERWYAKESAAQPEPIVNDLDQTKAEIWTGLQEPGLAAEERKPRFKLWIAAASLLFMLMGAGFYFYTLRPEPSFIAAGQTGADQLPGRNEAILVLADGSRIILGQAAKGTLATEGNTLISKVDEGQLNYKASVKDSKTSNAIPKYNTISTPKGGQYRVVLPDGTIVWLNAASSIRFPTSFDAAQRNVELTGEAYFEVAVNRAKPFNVAAGKTNVRVLGTHFNVMAYPDEASVNTTLLEGSVKVSTDKTEGILRPGEQAQALNGKIAIKMVDPEEAVAWKKGYFYFKDADIRTVMRQVSRWYDVEVEYQGNVQKMAFSGKMYRNVDILKMLEALSYFNVDYKLVDTRKEKGKNTIVIK